The region CGGAACTGGCAGACGCGCTGGACTTAGGATCCAGTGGTTTACACCGTGCGGGTTCAAATCCCGCCTCTCGCACCATTTTCGTATTCTCAATCTTCGAGCGGGTAGAGTGGTTCGCCCTCGTCGTGAGTCTGGTCTTGGATTATTGATGTACTTCCTGCGGATATGTCTGCTTGGTTGCTACCATCCAATACAGTTTGCTGAAACACTCAAGGACAAACCTGCTCCTCATTGGGGTTTTTACGCGCAACTCCTCCGAAGTATGATCGAAGCGTTATTGCTCTACCTGCCGGCGGCCCTCCTGAGAAAGACGCCCCCGGTTCCCTCTTACCTCACATTCATTCCTTCGGAAAACTATTTTGCTGTTCTGGTATGGCTGACTCCGCTTATTTTTTTGGCTCAATGGCTGCTTGGTGCCGGTGTAGCCCACCTCTTTTTACGGATGAAAGGCATACCCAGCGATATTGATCAGGTCCTCAACATTACCGGAATGGCCAGTCTGGTAGTCTCGGTTGTGCTGGTTGGATGGGATTGGCTCTGGTTTTTAGTGGGTGGCACGAACCGTTATGTCCTGGTGTTCAGTCACCTGCTGATCGACATATGGTGGTTTGTCCTGCTGGTCTGCGGGCTGATCCGACTGCTTGGTGTTTCGTGGCGGCTGGCTTTGATCGTGAGCTTCCTTG is a window of Atribacteraceae bacterium DNA encoding:
- a CDS encoding YIP1 family protein; translation: MYFLRICLLGCYHPIQFAETLKDKPAPHWGFYAQLLRSMIEALLLYLPAALLRKTPPVPSYLTFIPSENYFAVLVWLTPLIFLAQWLLGAGVAHLFLRMKGIPSDIDQVLNITGMASLVVSVVLVGWDWLWFLVGGTNRYVLVFSHLLIDIWWFVLLVCGLIRLLGVSWRLALIVSFLVFTVAIPLTVVIMRSPF